A stretch of DNA from Cryptomeria japonica chromosome 4, Sugi_1.0, whole genome shotgun sequence:
TATTTTTCATGAAGCATGGTGAATGGAAGGAAGTATATTCGCCATATTGTTGTTGTGGTATAAATGTAAATCGACAGATCTCAAAAATCAGTTGGCAACCGCTCCATTGGCTTATTGCAAGCCATGACGTCAAAAATTGAGTAGAATCTCAACAAAGTACTTTTGTTCAATATCTTTCTACTAATGACTTTATTCTACAAAGTACTTTTGTTCTCTTGGTGTTTGGACTGCTTTTCTAATTTTAGGCTgtgttttataaaataaaaattatttggtggaattatttgttgttatttatataataattaaaaaatatgttaattaatatatatataaatataagataGATTTTGTTTATAAAGAAATCAAATTGTttatatcaataaataaaattatatatagagagatagttataataatacaaatatttatagaaattttaaaaattattattattattatttgatgtcTAAGAGTAGTTGTATTGATAAAAAGGGCAATTATGTCATGCAAGGTCAACAAGTTCTTACCCTAGAGGGTAACTACTTCGACAACAATCAATGGTGTCAAAAAAATCCACATGCACCTACAAATAGCAACCAACATCAATGTGCCACGCCATACCAAGGACTACGAGCTTATTGCTAAACTACTCACCAATTTTGGTGTGGAGGCATGAGCAACATTGCCCCAATTCATTTAAGGAACTTAGAAGGGAACACGAGCCAACATGTTGCTAGAGCATCCAAACCTTGGAGTGACTCTATGTTGTTAAAATCTTCAATTCTTTCTTGTAAATGTCATCCACACCATTGTTGGCTAGTCCATCGACATTCCTATTAATCTCCTTGTAGTCATTATTAATAAAGAAGTTTTTGAAAAATTGTGAAATTTGCCTTGTTTTGATCACATTAACAACCAATGTTGAaacccttcaatttcaattttgtTCACCTTGAATTCCTTGCATAATCTTAGTAAACTCCACATTATTATTAGTACCTCTAGGCAGGGGAAGTGAGATACATCCAATCACCATTGCATTCTAATTCCTCACAATGTAGCTCGTGCTGAAGGGGTCTGGATTGCCCCTAGAGGCTTTGTTGAAGTTTAGCTCATGCCATTTGAAATTGGGGGGTTGTCATAGTGTTCTTCATTCcttttttattgtgtcatctagcCCCCAACTCCATTAAGAGGGGAAGACTAGGCTAGGATTTTCTCATTTTTGTGTCCCATAATGTGAAATTAGATTTCTTTGAATTTTGTCCTCCAAGCTTGCTATTTGCAACCTCTAGCTTGTTTAATAAAGAGGGCAACCACACTCCTTATCTTGAAACACTGTCCTATTTTGTTTCTTCCACACCTCCCATAATAACATGGATGAGCTGATGATCCACAAATTTAAGAACATGGTTTTTTTGTTGATTAAATGCCTTGATTGCAAGAGACCAAATACACCATTAGGACAAAGAGCCCCCACCTTTGAGTTGCAATTTGCTACACACGCTCCAATTCCAACCTTCTAAGCTTGGAAATTTGCATGAGGAATCCTCTCGGAAGAGTTTTCTACCGTTGTAGATGTCCCATGTTAGGAATTTTGTGATGAGTGATCAATAATTACTCATGAAGTTCTATATTCTGGACATTACAACACTTGCATTCTTTAGATAATATAAATTGGGCTCACAAATATACAATCAAGCAAATAATTAGTTTTATAATGAGTAATCTTTCTTAGCTAAAAATGCAAAGAATCTTAGGCTTTTAAGAGGTGTGAGTAGGGCTATGtaaattgaatatttttttgaaaaaatattttttcttaaaagGCCAACTAAAGGTAGCTAAATGACCAAATGGTCAAGTAATTTTCATATGATAATAAAGGGTGATTATCAAATTATAGGCCTATTTTGACCACACTTAAAAAGGATCCTTTCTCACTTTAACAATTGAGACCACACCAAGTAGTCTCAGTCCCCAATTTATCATATTTCATTTGTTCAAACTTGAAAACTCAATCATCTAATGAAGGCCCACAACCTACAAGCATAACTACCTAGCAAAGGCAAAAGGTCTACAAACTCGGTGACATAGTGGGGgcttgaaccttggtggctgcttcACCAATGAATTGACTTTACCATGACACTATGCCTCAAGTGGTGACCCCAAGCCccttaatttaaatatataaacaATAATTTTATATAATCAAATCGTTGATTCTTTGCCAACTTTATATATGAAAATTGATTATAGTAAATTATATAACACTAAAAAAATGTGTGGCATGAGCATTATGGTGGTCCTTGTTTGTGGTATGGTCGCTTTTTTGCTCACCATGTTTGAGTTATATTGTTGCTTTATCTCAAATGTATCATTTATTATTGTTTTGTCCATCATAAGGTGAAGAGGTACTTGACTAGGTGATGTATTTGGTAAATTAGGGTAAGGGTAAACTAGGGAAACATTTAGGTGTTTACAATACTATGTTTCAAGAAAAATGTTAGCAATAATTAGCCCTAAATCTCTTAaatgatatattaattaaataaaatatatcataATCATTTTTTTGACTAGAGATTTGGCATGTGTATGATACTCAAAAGATGTAAATTATCGTGCCTCTAAATGGATTTTGGCCATGCCTCTAATTGTTTAGACAAAGGATGTATCTTgatcataaaaaaaattgttgttaaaTTTGGTCCTATTTGATTTTTAGTCACTCATCTAAATTTTAGTTAGGTTTAATTTTTCATATATATAATTTCTTATAGACACTTGCCAATTAGCAAAAAAACTGATATTTTATTTCAATATAATTAGTAAAACaatttgaaatattaaatttaagaaatgaatttttaaaattaatttgtatAAAAGAACAACTATATAGTAGTGATTTTAATAGTAATACTATTATGGAGGAAAATCAACCTTAAATATGGGCCAACAAGTTTATTTAGATATATCTTTATTGTAAAAATCTTAGTTACAAGCAACACTATAACAATTTCTAATCATGCAACAATGTCCTTTCTTAATGCATTAAATCTTTTGTAATTgttcattttttctttttaaaacatcttaaatatattaaATGTTTTATGTTTTAGCTTTAGATTTCATAAAAAATATGTCTTCCAAGGAATCTATCCTCATAGCTCAAACTTTTCTGTCAAATAAATAGATGATAAttcattttaatttgtttttattaaatttgtataaaagaaaaaaattaaatattaaaaaataataataaattttaataaattaaaaataaaacattttataatAGAATTACTATCCTCCATCTTGTAAGAATTTAAACTAAGTTGGAGCCTTGTAAAGCTTCTTATAGTTATGTGCATCTTGTTTCTTCAAAGATATGGAAACCAAATTAatagtacacatttcaaagtgtcatccATACCTACCTATTTATAAATCTCCAAATAATGGTGCACTTAAAATTATCAATACTTAGACTGGGGTTCCTTAAAAATAGAGTTGGAGGAGATTTTTTAGGAAAAATTCAAACATGGCCATCTCATGAGTTTTGTTATGCAACCAACTTAAAAATTTGAACTACTGAATTTAAGGAAGTTTGAGCACAAAAAagggtaaaattaattaaataaatgtcattttccctcttcatttgattttggtgGGAAATGGAATGTGCAGATTATTGACAAGTGACAAGCAAAGTTCCTCCTTTTTTTTTGCCTGTTTCCTAAAAAGTAGAGGCTTCCTTTTTTTAGGGAAAGATTCCAAGTAatttcttccttaaaaatagagcccAAGCCCTTCTCATGGGACCCACCCTTATGCACAAATACCCTAATAGTAGTACACTATGGATACCAATAAAGATGTACAATTGAACCATTATAAtccaaatatattaaaaaatagataactattaatatatgtaaaatttattaataattattttttttttttaaatctttaaaatTAGTAGTAGAAGGTTGAATGTGTAAAGAATGTTCCATAACGGCTAGTGTGCTCTTCCCCTAGTTTGAAAGGGTTTGAGGGCTTTCTAAAAAGCAATTTTAAACAGGAACTTTTCAAATAAATACCGACCATACGAAAGAATATTTCTCAGCATATGCCTGGAAAAGTCCTGACACATATTTTTCCTCGTTTCCCCTGTTAAATGAAAAGTTTCAGGGTTGGAGATCGGAGATCAGATTCTCTGGAGTCGAAGTCAAGTTGCTGGATGAGCTCAATCtccaataattctcaagctccccGCAGAACCTTTTGAGTTACTCAGCCTCACAGAAGGGTTTAAGTGCTGTGAATTCAAGCGCTATCAGTAATAAATCTAATGTTATGGCAAATTGGACATCATTCTCGTCTGGTTCGTGCAGTAAAACGTCTTCAAGATGGCTGCAGTTTGTCAATTTGGGGAATAATAGAACTCCTGTGATGAAGCTGGAAGACCTGCGTTTCAGGAAATGCAAGCGCAATGAAAATGGAGTAGATAAGCCTCTTCTTAAGCGGTCGATTTCGAGCTATTACGAAGAAAGGCCAATTTTAAAGAAAGAGGCAGCGACTTTTCACCAGAGATCAAAATCCGTCAAGGAGGATAAGCGGGCCGTGGAGACGCGCCGAACCAAGGGTTTCAGGATTCTTACCCCATTCACATCATTAAACAGTTGTAAGTCCTCCATAAATTCTGAGTTGTTGAGCATGGACACAGTAGTAGTTTTCGATTTTGATCTCACCATAATAGATTGTGATAGCGATCCATGGGTTATGAAACAGCTTGGGGTCACTGAACTCTTCGAGTCCTTGCTTCCCACCCTTCCTTGGAATACTGTCATGGTAAGTAACCTTTGCAATTGCAGACATATGATTTGTACAGTGTATGATGTCTATAATGCTTTTGGTTTTGGTTGCGTagtttgtttttttattgtttCGGATCATTTTTCTTGATTCATgatgtattttctgattttcatttcttttctcttttccgaCTTCCTGATGGATCTACTTCCtgatgatgatggatcatggaaatATGCAAGGAAAAATGTTAAAACTAGAACAATGTGTACTAACCCTAGTAATGTTGTAGcaattttgttttttaataaattttttaattgttttagatCAATTTTCATGATTCATGATGCATTGTTTCTGATTTTGATTTCTCTCCTCTTTTCTTACTTTCTACTTCCAGATGATGGATCATGGATTCCAAAATGTCCTGATCAAAATGTACTAACCCTTGAAATGTTGTAgccattttgattttgaatttttggattattttgtgGGTGCAGGATAAAATGATGGGTGAGCTGCATGAACAGGGGAAGACCATTAGTGACATCGAAGCAAGTTTGAGGACCATTCCTCTGTATCCAGATATCATCAGAGCCATTAAATTTGCCTTCTCTTTAGGGTAAGTTTTAGACTGGGTGGTTAATGGAGGAGCCCTTaaaaatttctctttctttctggttGAGATGGTTTTTTGGGGGGGATTTCAAAGTTGGTCAGGGACTCCCTCTTAGCTGGAGTCCTCAAGTGGTTGAGATGgttcttttgaattttttcaatgggATTTGATATCATTTGTCCAAGTAGCGGAGCCTTCTCCTGTTGGTTGAGCTTTGAAGAGATGATTTTCATGGTTTTAATTTTTACTTGGTTTTTTAGCAGGTGTGATCTTCGGATTGTGAGTGATGCTAATCTCTTTTTCATAAAGACAATCCTTGAGACCCATGACCTGCTTCAGTATTTTACAGAGATTAAGACAAACCCTGCATTTGTTGAGAAGAGTGGGAGATTAAGGATTTGCCCATTCCACCCTTTTACAGTTGCTCCTCATGGCTGCAACCTCTGCCCTCCCAATATGTGCAAGGTCATAATTTTTCTCTTACATATCCTTTTTTGCCAGTACTCTAGCACAAATTTTCTAGGTTATGCTTAATGCTCTGTTATCTATTGCAGGGAGCAGTCATAGATGAGATGCGAAAATCCATAGAAGATGGTTTTAACAAGCGTTTTATTTACCTGGGAGATGGCAGTGGGGATTTCTGCCCTACCTTGAAATTAACAGAAGGAGATGATGTTTTGCCCAGAAAAGAGTAAGAAACTTGACCTCTGTATCATTTTctgttgaaaaatataaaatctgttatttaatttatttcattgtTTTTATCTGTACCATTATACTGAAATATCATTTGCTTTATTTGGTTGCTTTTAGGTTGTCTGTAAGATTGCTTTTGATTTTAATTATGTATATTTTTCATTGATATCTATTATATAAGAATGTTCAAAAGAccatctaattaattttatttgattcAATTGATTGTTGTTAGATGTTCAGTTTATAAAATAACTGAAATTTCACTTAATTTAATATCATTTGATTGATTGTGTTGGAAATTTTTACTATCAATATTTGGAATCACATTTCGTGATTCAATTTCTTAACTCTCttgcatcctgatgatgaatcacaaccATTGATAATAAAAATTTCCAacgcaatcaaatccaaaaactgcATACAAGATTTGaatagattgtggaaatcttatGAATTTGATTGTTCGATTGTTTTTAGATATCCACTGTGGAAGCTTATAGAAAAGAATCCCAGTATGGTGAAGGCTAAAGTTCACGGATGGTCTAATGCCAAGGATGTTGAGGATTTGCTGATGAAACTGCTTATGCCATGATCAGCCATCATACATTGCATTGTACCACTTCTGTAGTCTCTGTTATTTTTTTAATGAAGCATGGTGAACGGAAGGAAGTTTTCTCCATGTGCTGATTACATGTTGTGGTATCAATGTAAATCAACCAACCTCAAAAATTGATTGGCATCCGTACCCTTGGCTTATTGCAACACATGACGTAAAAAATTGTGTGGAATTTCAACATCTTTCAACTAACGATTTCATTCCACAAAGAAATTTTGTTCTCTTCTGATAGTATGTGGAGTGCTTTTCTAATTTTGGGCTGTGATTTATAATTAATATGTTATTAGGTCGATTTAATTCTTGTTATACGTTTTTACAAGTATATATAACTAGCAATTGTACACTCCTTGCTGTGCAATGGGTACATCGAGGATGTGTGGAAGGTCAATGATggaaaattttggtctattttgTGCATAAATTTGTGTAGCATATTATGGTGTTTCTATAACAAAGGTCTAAATGGAGGTGTgaaagcttcaaatcaactatacaTCCACTTACAAGAATCCAAACATGATTAAAATAAATCTCTAAATTGTCAAGATAATTAAGCTCCATTACAAATAGGTTGATGtaatgtttgcaatagggagaaagggagagatagagggggtaAGAGAAAGACAGATGAGGAGATAGAGATGGATAAGGAGATGGAGGAGAGGGATAttaagagaaaaggagagagagagagagagagagagagagagagatgggtaaagagTGAGATATAAgggtatagagagatagagagatgatgagatagatggagagataaaaggaaaatatgagagatAGACATACAAAGAGATATAGATACAAAGGTCTaggaagaggtagagggagagagatatatatggatGGACAAGGGGAGATATGGCTACGGATAGAGGGGAAGAGAGGATGATAGATGGAAAGTGGAAGAGGGAGAAAAATAGAGAGGTaatgagagagataaagatagagggagagacaTGGAGATATAAATGGTGTGATAAAGTGAtaaagatataaggagatataaagggaggatgagggagatagagagatagacaaatagagagaagtagagatacACAAATTGACATGGATAGAAGGAGAATGACAAATGGAGATATatatgaagagaaagagagagaggtagatctATAGAGAGATAAATAGGGTATATGCAAGGAGAAAGggtgggagagatagagagggagggagagagataaggcAAATGAggtagggagagaagagggggagagagggagagatcaatatagagggagagagagagatagagatagggagacaGGGGAAGACATATATTAGGattaaaagagatagagaaatGACAAAGATgtgtatagaaagagatagagtGAGAAAGAATTAAAGAGACAGATATATAAAGTAagagagatagagtgaataagagagaggtatatataatgagatataaatagagagggagaggaagacatAGGGAGCCAAAGATAGAACAAGAAAGGTTGAGAGAGAGAAGGTCGCATAGATAAGTAATAGAGAGATAGAAATATGGAGAAATAAACAGAGAGAGTGTGTatatgagagagaaagagatgTGGAGATAGacatatagagatagatataaagagggagaAATATAGAGAGTGcgtatatgagagagagagagagagagagagagagagagagagagagagagagagagagagatggatcgATAGAGAAGGAGATATATATCTATAAATAggtagagagggagggggaggaagagagagaaatagagagtaaAGAGATATAAAAAGATGAAGTGATACAcggagagggagaaatagggagagaGATGGGTAGCAataaaagataaaaatatagatataaCCTAGAAATGAGAGATGACTTGAGGGAGAGTGATACAtggagagggagaaatagggagagagatgggtagaaatgaaagataaaaatatagatataaCCTAGAAATGATAGATGATGAGAGATATATATCTATAAATGggtagagagggagggggaggaagagagaaatagagagtaAAGAGATATAAAAAGatgaaatatatataaaaaagaaaaataataattataaaatataatacttaaaaaataaacttattaagataataaataatcaaattaattttttgatttattaaaattgaaatattagtAAAATATGTActtgaaaaatataattaatatattacagACAACATTAACATTAAttgaatataattttaatattaacaaataaaaaattattagaaaCTTGAACATAAAAatgtattttaaataaaatattaaaaataaaaaataattttatcaaaaccattaaagctaaaattttaatataatattaaaaattagagataaaaacaaattaaaaagatTACAAACAAAATGAAACttattaaaaagataaaataaaatttataatttattgatTTATATAATTCAACTTAtatatgaattattattattagaattacattttttttgataaaatttatGTATGTTTTTTCATTAAGAATTGCTCTATTCACAGTATGTTAAAGTAAGATTACtaaaatgaagaagaaaaaatgaGAGACATAAACTAAAActgattattattgttatttttttaatcattcaagaagaatttcaaaatttaataaaataaaactaatatgctattaaaaaattaaaattgcatAAAAACTACAAATTCAAGAGCTGTAAAGAAAactaaacaagaaaagaaaagaaaaatattaaaatagagacattcaaaagaaaagatcaaaacaaaatttaaaaaaataaaataaaatatatattaacttttcaaataattaaaaaataagtcattttatttattcatttaataataaaatatctaTAAAATATATTTTGACTATATATCtttgtaaatttaaaataaaaaatgttacaggtcattttattaataattttttaaatgtgCACGTTAATTTTTTAAATGTGCAGAGAATCCAAAAAAAAGTGTCTGACATAGGTAGTAACTAGTACATCTTGTTGTGTTGTCTGAGAGGGAAATAGCAAATAAGGGTTATGTAAAAGAACAAGAAAATGATGGATGGACACGATTTTTGAATAGTCTGTTGCTCTTTTAGAGGATTACCCGTAGTTGGATTAAAATGATGGATGGACACAATTTTTTGAATAGTCTGTTGCTCTTTTAGAGGATTACCCGTAGTTGGATTAAAATTTTTAGCTCGTCCATTTCATAGGAAGAGACGTTTTCTGTGTAATAAAAAAAtatgttaattaaatatatataaaaaatataagatatacttattatatatataattaattaattttagttataattaaaaatatatatattttttaaataattatatttattttttgatataaTTCTTTGTTGCAGAAGTTTATGATCAATCACAAGATAATTGTAGAGAATTTTGTATTATGCACAAAAGATGATTGAAGATACAATATTGAAgctacaattacaatgaatgaatgaatccttataaaggatgaataaAACCCTAATGCTAAAAATAGGAGGActaatgcaaagtaggagctaaattaagctcaactacatttAGAACTAATGTTGGAAAAGcaaactctagataataaaaagcacctaagtttagcttaagtgaaaaagcaattaaatgacttaattaataaataattagataattgtcctaaaattactccaacaagAGTAAATAACATATGTGATTAATAAACTATGCCATGTATTTTCATTATAATCATACCCAATTAACTTAAACGGGCTTAATAATATGTGAAACAAAATACTTAAAAATAAAACTACacgaattttttttaaatagaaattaatTATGTAAACAATGTTACATCAAGTTAAATAAACTTAAGTAACAAGGTCACATTGTTGAAGAGTTCTTGTCAAGGTAAATTGAGAGCAACATTGGTTCGATCAAACCAATGTTAAGCATAGAAATGTTGACCATTTTCTAAATTGTTATCCATGTTGCAGTGAAGTTCTTGCCAAATGGGTGGTAGGATAAATATGGAAAGTAAGATACTTGATAGAGCTCAAATGGTTGTGCAACTAGATTACTCATAAAATTGAATCTTCTCCAAGTTGATAGCAAGATATAATAAGTGAAATGTTAGAAAAAAAatctaatattaaattaaaaataatttatttaatgtaTTGTAGACCTTCATATACATCATAATCAATTTTTTGACAAGAGATTTGACATATACATGATACTCAAAAGATGTAACACATCTTAAATGATACATGATAAAAAAAAGTTGCTATAATATTTGTTCATAATCAatttttagttattcatttgaaaattccaactaaaattaatattttatttcaatataattatttgaaatattaactTAGGAAATCAAATTTTGAAAATACTTTGTATAAAATGACAATTATATAGTAATGATTTTAATAATAATACTACAAAACTTATTACAAATAActagaccaagagtcacaacttagattccacaaaggtgtccctcatagGAGTTGAACTTgagtctccacattgagaactcaatgctttaactaACCAAGCTCAAACCCTTGgacaatatataatattttattttatttatattatatgtaATATTAAGTTGTagttaaatatattaattatgtttaaattattttttattctttatttgaacaataatattatgttttattatacatatatttatgattatatttttatattatacagATTTAATATAAAAAATGCGAAAGTCCATAGAAGATGGGTTTAACAAGCGGTTTATTTACCTGGGAGATGGCACTGGAGATTTCTGCCCCACCTTGAAATTAACAGAAGGAGATGATGTTTTGCCCAGAAAAGAGTGAGAAAGTTGACGTCTGTTTTATTTTCTGTTGAAAAATTGTATCTATTGTCAGAATAATACTGAAATTTCAGTGTAATGCCAAGGATGTTGAGgatttgttaatgaaattgcttaaGCCATGAACATCCACTTCTGCTGTTTGTATAATTTTGCATAAAGCATGGTAAATGGAAGGAAGTATTCGCCATGTGCTTATATTGTTGGTGTGGTATAAATGTAAATAAACCGATCTCAAATATTGGTTAGCAACCGTACCCTTGGCTTATTGCAAGCCATGACGTCAAACATTGGTGGAA
This window harbors:
- the LOC131076679 gene encoding thiamine phosphate phosphatase-like protein isoform X2; amino-acid sequence: MANWTSFSSGSCSKTSSRWLQFVNLGNNRTPVMKLEDLRFRKCKRNENGVDKPLLKRSISSYYEERPILKKEAATFHQRSKSVKEDKRAVETRRTKGFRILTPFTSLNSCKSSINSELLSMDTVVVFDFDLTIIDCDSDPWVMKQLGVTELFESLLPTLPWNTVMDKMMGELHEQGKTISDIEASLRTIPLYPDIIRAIKFAFSLGCDLRIVSDANLFFIKTILETHDLLQYFTEIKTNPAFVEKSGRLRICPFHPFTVAPHGCNLCPPNMCKGAVIDEMRKSIEDGFNKRFIYLGDGSGDFCPTLKLTEGDDVLPRKEYPLWKLIEKNPSMVKAKVHGWSNAKDVEDLLMKLLMP
- the LOC131076679 gene encoding thiamine phosphate phosphatase-like protein isoform X1, with the protein product MANWTSFSSGSCSKTSSRWLQFVNLGNNRTPVMKLEDLRFRKCKRNENGVDKPLLKRSISSYYEERPILKKEAATFHQRSKSVKEDKRAVETRRTKGFRILTPFTSLNSCKSSINSELLSMDTVVVFDFDLTIIDCDSDPWVMKQLGVTELFESLLPTLPWNTVMDKMMGELHEQGKTISDIEASLRTIPLYPDIIRAIKFAFSLGRCDLRIVSDANLFFIKTILETHDLLQYFTEIKTNPAFVEKSGRLRICPFHPFTVAPHGCNLCPPNMCKGAVIDEMRKSIEDGFNKRFIYLGDGSGDFCPTLKLTEGDDVLPRKEYPLWKLIEKNPSMVKAKVHGWSNAKDVEDLLMKLLMP